A genomic region of Brienomyrus brachyistius isolate T26 chromosome 6, BBRACH_0.4, whole genome shotgun sequence contains the following coding sequences:
- the LOC125744566 gene encoding uncharacterized protein LOC125744566: MTYWWLSVCLLLGSAAHAQLPYQAQMPGGIKVLTTNTPEAVEAASVSLELYNQQGKDIYMYCLKRVNSARMQVVAGLKYYLDVETFRCIEEEIYLQRDNAQTFLCKFELLQVPWQNISRLLKGQCGEPIPVVGQITPVAAKDSLVQSVAKFAVNQYNVYPGNDYTYGMVQVLAAKKQLISGHKYYLDVWMAECLKQRVTETIPCTTNVSAQEFACFFVVWLKPGELGGVEFLDSTCIPFGINLGTGLSRLRSA; the protein is encoded by the exons ATGACCTACTGGTGGCTTAGCGTCTGCCTCTTGCTGGGCAGTGCTGCTCATGCACAGCTGCCCTATCAGGCACAGATGCCAGGAGGGATCAAAGTACTAACCACCAACACTCCTGAGGCAGTCGAGGCAGCCAGCGTTTCTCTGGAGCTGTACAACCAGCAGGGCAAGGACATCTACATGTACTGCCTCAAAAGGGTCAATTCCGCCAGGATGCAG GTGGTGGCAGGACTCAAGTACTACCTCGACGTAGAGACTTTCCGCTGTATTGAAGAAGAAATATACCTGCAAAGGGACAACGCTCAG ACTTTTCTGTGCAAGTTTGAGCTGCTCCAGGTGCCATGGCAGAATATCAGTCGGCTTCTTAAAGGCCAGTGCGGAGAACCAATTCCCGTCGTGGGTCAGATAACACCAGTAGCTGCCAAGGATTCTCTGGTGCAGAGTGTCGCCAAATTTGCTGTGAACCAATATAATGTGTACCCGGGAAATGATTACACCTATGGCATGGTCCAGGTTCTGGCAGCCAAGAAGCAG TTGATAAGTGGTCACAAATACTACCTGGATGTCTGGATGGCAGAGTGCCTGAAGCAGAGAGTCACAGAGACTATACCCTGCACCACTAATGTTAGCGCCCAG GAATTTGCATGCTTCTTTGTGGTCTGGCTGAAACCCGGAGAACTGGGCGGAGTTGAATTCTTAGATAGCACTTGTATTCCATTTGGAATAAATCTCGGAACAGGACTTTCCAGGCTGAGGAGCGCATAG